The proteins below come from a single Scatophagus argus isolate fScaArg1 chromosome 15, fScaArg1.pri, whole genome shotgun sequence genomic window:
- the eml5 gene encoding echinoderm microtubule-associated protein-like 5 isoform X2: MADRTAPNCHLRLEWVYGYRGHQCRNNLYYTAAKEIVYFVAGVGVVYNTREHKQKFYLGHNDDIISLALHPERVLVATGQVGKEPYICVWDSYTVQTVSILKDVHTHGIACLAFDLEGQCLVSVGLDSKNTICVWDWRRGRVLAAAPGHTDRIFDISWDLYQPSKLVSCGVKHIKFWSLCGNALTPKRGVFGKTGDLQTILCLACAKDEVTYSGALNGDIYVWKGINLMRTVQGAHGSGIFSMNVCEEGFATGGRDGCVRLWDLNFKPITVIDLRETDQGYKGLSVRSVCWRGDHILVGTQDSEIFEVVVHDRNKPFLIMQGHCEGELWALAVHPTKPLAMTGSDDRSVRIWSLIDHALIARCNMEEPIRCAAVSTDGIHLALGMKDGSFTILRVRDMTEVVHIKDRKEAIHELKYSPDGAHLAVGSNDNSVDIYGVVQRYKKVGECIGSNSFITHMDWSTDSKFLQTNDGSGRRLFYRMPSGKEVTNREELKLVQWASWTCVLGPEVNGIWPKYSDINDINSVDANFNNQVLVTADDYGLVKLLRYPCIKKGAKFKKYLGHSAHITNVRWSHDYQWVISIGGADHSVFQWKFVPERKSKEALHIAPQETLADSNSEESDSDQSDVPEMDSEIEQETQLTYRRQVYKEDLPQLKEQCKEKHRTTAMKKRERAPGSGVKLHFVHGYRGYDCRSNLFYTQTGEIVYHVAAIGVVYNRQQNTQRFYMGHDDDILCLAIHPLKDFVATGQVGRDSSIHIWDTETLKPMSVLRGFHQLGVCALDFSADGKRLASVGLDDNHTIVLWDWRKGEKLSAMRGSKDKIFVVKINPYLPDKLITAGVKHMKFWHKAGGGLIGRKGNMGKTETMMCAVYGWSEEMVFSGTCTGDICIWRDMFLMKTVKAHDGPVFSVHALEKGFVTGGKDGIVALWDDTFERCLKTYAIKRAVLAPGSKGLLLEDNPSIRAISLGHGHILVGTKNGEILEVDKSGPITLLVQGHMEGEVWGLATHPHLPLCATVSDDKTLRIWDLSPSHCMLAVRKLRKGGRCCCFSPDGKALAVGLNDGSFLIVNADTLEDLVSFHHRKDIISDIRFSPGAGKYLAVASGDTFVDIYNVMSSKRVGVCKGCLNYITHLDWDKRGKLLQVNTGAKEQFFFEAPRGKRQSIPATEVEKIDWNTWTCVLGASVEGIWPFISEVTEVTTACLSNDKKVLATGDDLGYVKLFRYPVKGKYAKFKRYVAHSTHVTNVRWTHDDSLLVTVGGGDTCLMIWAHEPEGHREFRQCDSEESDIESEDDGGYDSDVTRENEINYTIKALSTNMRPMTGVKPHLQLKEPSVDERGSRPPVSRALPQPEKLQTNNVGKKKRPIEDLVLELVFGYRGNDCRNNVHYLNEGADIIYHTASVGIVLNLTTSCQSFYVEHSDDILCLTINQHPKFPNVVATGQVGDTGDMSATSPSIHVWDAMTKQTLSVLRCFHSGGVCSVSFSATGKLLLSVGLDPEHTVTIWKWQEGAKVASRIGHTQRIFVAEFRPDSDTHFVSVGIKHVRFWTLAGRALLSKKGVLSSIEDARMQTMLSVAFGANNLTFTGTISGDVCVWKEHILVRIVAKAHTGPVFTMYTTLRDGLIVTGGKERPSKEGGALKLWDQELKRCRAFRLETGQIIDCVRSVCRGKGKILVGTRNAEIIEVGEKNAACNILVNGHMDGPIWGLGTHPSRDVFLSAAEDGTVRLWDIPEKKMLNKVNLGHPARTISYSPEGDMVAIGMKNGEFIILLVASLKIWGKKRDRRSPIQDIRFSPNSRYLAVGSTESAVDFYDLTLGPQLNRINCCRDIPSFVMQMDFSADNSYVQISTGAYKRLVYEVPSGKQVTEQSQIDRITWATWTSVLGEEVVGIWSRNTDKADVTCACVSHSGLNIVTGDDFGMVKLFDFPCPEKFAKHKRFLGHSAHLTNVRFTNGDRFVVSSGGDDRSLFVWRCVHAPH; this comes from the exons ttttgGAGCTTATGTGGTAATGCTCTCACACCCAAACGAGGTGTTTTTGGCAAAACGGGGGATCTCCAAACCATCCTCTGCCTTGCCTGCGCCAAGGACGAGGTCACATATTCAGGTGCCTTGAATGGTGACATCTACGTGTGGAAAGGGATCAACCTGATGAGGACTGTGCAAGGAGCTCATGGG TCAGGGATTTTCAGCATGAATGTCTGTGAAGAGGGCTTCGCCACCGGGGGCCGAGATGGCTGCGTCCGGCTGTGGGATCTCAACTTCAAACCAATTACTGTCATTGATCTCAGGGAAACAGACCAAGGTTATAAAG GGTTGTCGGTGCGCAGTGTGTGCTGGCGGGGAGATCACATCCTGGTGGGCACACAGGACAGCGAGATCTTTGAGGTGGTGGTCCACGACCGCAACAAGCCCTTCCTCATCATGCAGGGTCACTGTGAGGGTGAGCTGTGGGCTCTAGCTGTTCACCCCACTAAGCCCCTGGCCATGACAGGAAGCGATGATCGCTCAGTCAG GATATGGAGCCTTATAGATCATGCACTGATAGCTCGATGTAACATGGAGGAGCCTATCCGCTGTGCAGCTGTGAGCACTGATGGCATTCACTTGGCGCTTGGAATGAAAGATGGCTCCTTTACCATCCTCAGAGTCAG AGATATGACAGAGGTGGTCCACATTAaggacaggaaggaagccaTCCATGAGCTGAAGTATTCCCCCGATGGAGCCCACTTGGCTGTGGGCTCTAACGATAATTCAGTGGACATCTATGGTGTGGTGCAGAGGTATAAGAAAGTGGGCGAGTGCATTGGCTCCAACAGCTTCATCACTCATATGGACTGGTCTACAGACAGCAAGTTCCTGCAGACCAATGACGGCAGTGGCAGGAGGCTTTTCTACAGGATGCCAA GTGGGAAGGAGGTGACCAACAGGGAAGAGCTGAAGCTGGTGCAATGGGCTTCATGGACATGTGTGTTGGGCCCTGAGGTTAATGGAATATGGCCCAAGTACTCAGATATCAATGACATTAATTCTGTGGATGCCAACTTTAACAATCAAGTCCTTGTAACAGCTGACGACTATGGATTAGTCAAACTTTTACGATATCCATGTATAAAAAAAG gtgcaaaatttaaaaagtatcTTGGTCACTCAGCCCACATAACCAATGTCAGATGGTCACACGACTACCAGTGGGTCATATCTATCGGTGGTGCCGATCACTCAGTGTTCCAGTGGAAGTTTGTTCCTGAAAGAAAGTCTAAAGAAGCTCTACATATAGCACCACAAG agaCCTTGGCAGACTCTAACAGTGAGGAGTCGGACTCTGATCAGTCGGACGTACCCGAGATGGACTCAGAAATCGAGCAGGAGACTCAGCTCACCTATAGACGACAA GTTTATAAAGAAGATCTACCTCAGCTCAAAGAGCAGTGCAAAGAGAAACATCGGACAACGGCCATGAAGAAGAGAGAGCGAGCACCAGGGAGTGGGGTTAAGCTGCATTTTGTTCATGG cTACCGGGGTTATGATTGCAGGAGCAACCTGTTCTACACCCAGACCGGTGAGATAGTCTACCATGTAGCTGCCATTGGGGTTGTCTACAACAGACAGCAGAATACCCAACGTTTCTACATGGGTCATGATGATGACATCCTCTGTCTGGCTATCCATCCCTTGAAGGACTTTGTGGCAACAGGCCAG GTTGGCAGAGATTCCTCCATCCACATATGGGACACAGAAACGTTAAAGCCCATGTCTGTGCTGAGGGGATTCCACCAGCTGGGAGTGTGCGCTCTGGACTTTTCTG CGGATGGCAAACGTCTGGCCTCGGTAGGCCTGGACGACAATCACACCATTGTGCTGTGGGACTGGAGGAAGGGGGAGAAGCTCTCTGCCATGCG GGGCAGCAAGGACAAGATATTTGTTGTCAAAATAAATCCCTACCTTCCAGACAAGCTCATCACAGCTGGTGTGAAACATATGAAGTTTTGGCATAAGGCTG GGGGTGGTCTAATTGGTCGCAAGGGGAACATGGGGAAGACAGAGACTATGATGTGTGCCGTATACGGCTGGTCGGAGGAGATGGTGTTTTCAGGCACATGCACGGGGGACATTTGCATCTGGAGGGACATGTTCCTGATGAAGACTGTCAAGGCTCATGACGGCCCTGTATTCAGTGTGCACGCTTTAGAAAAG GGATTTGTAACAGGAGGAAAGGATGGTATAGTTGCTCTGTGGGACGACACCTTTGAGAGATGTCTCAAGACGTACGCCATCAAGAGAGCAGTACTAGCTCCAGGCTCTAAAG GCTTGCTTTTGGAGGACAACCCCTCCATACGTGCCATATCTCTGGGCCATGGCCACATCCTGGTGGGGACCAAGAATGGAGAGATCTTGGAGGTGGACAAGAGTGGCCCCATTACTCTGCTGGTCCAG GGTCACATGGAAGGTGAAGTCTGGGGCCTGGCCACTCatccccacctccctctctgtgccACCGTCAGCGATGACAAAACCCTGCGCATATGGGACCTCTCACCCAGCCACTGCATGCTGGCTGTACGCAAACTTAGAAAAG GTGGGCggtgctgctgcttctcccctGATGGCAAAGCCTTGGCTGTGGGCCTGAATGACGGAAGCTTCCTCATTGTGAACGCAGACACCCTGGAGGACCTGGTGTCCTTCCACCACCGCAAGGACATCATTTCAGATATCAGATTCTCTCCAG GTGCTGGGAAGTACCTTGCAGTAGCATCAGGAGACACCTTTGTCGATATTTATAATGTAATGAGCAGCAAACGGGTTGGGGTGTGCAAAGGATGCCTCAATTACATTACCCATTTGGACTGGGACAAGAGAG GAAAACTCCTCCAAGTCAACACAGGTGCTaaagagcagtttttttttgaaGCTCCACGTGGCAAGAGGCAAAGCATCCCGGCCACAGAG GTGGAGAAGATCGACTGGAACACATGGACGTGTGTCTTGGGAGCGTCTGTTGAGGGCATATGGCCTTTTATCAGCGAGGTCACTGAGGTGACCACCGCCTGCCTTAGTAACGACAAGAAGGTGCTAGCAACAGGAGATGACTTAGGATACGTCAAGCTCTTCAGATACCCTGTCAAA GGGAAGTATGCAAAGTTCAAACGCTATGTGGCCCACAGCACACATGTTACCAATGTGCGATGGACCCATGATGACAGCCTCTTGGTGACGGTCGGTGGGGGAGACACGTGCCTCATGATTTGGGCCCATGAGCCCGAGGGCCACCGAGAATTcagacagtgtgacagtgaggaGTCGGACATCGAGAGTGAGGATGATGGAG GTTATGACAGCGATGTGACCAGAGAGAACGAGATCAACTACACCATCAAGGCCTTATCCACCAACATGCGACCCATGACAGGTGTGAAACCCCACTTGCAGCTGAAAGAGCCCTCTGTGGATGAAAG AGGTTCTAG GCCTCCTGTCAGCCGAGCGCTGCCACAGCCGGAGAAGCTGCAGACCAACAATGTTGGCAAAAAGAAGAGACCCATTGAG GACCTGGTGTTGGAGCTGGTGTTTGGTTACCGTGGCAATGACTGCCGGAATAACGTGCACTACCTGAACGAGGGGGCAGACATCATCTACCACACGGCCTCAGTTGGCATCGTGCTCAACTTGACGACCT cCTGCCAAAGTTTCTATGTAGAACACAGTGACGACATTCTGTGCCTGACAATCAATCAGCATCCCAAATTCCCCAACGTGGTGGCAACTGGCCAAGTAG gtgatACCGGTGACATGTCAG CCACATCTCCGTCCATCCATGTGTGGGACGCCATGACCAAGCAGACGCTGTCAGTGCTACGCTGTTTCCACTCTGGTGGTGTTTGCTCTGTCAGCTTTAGTGCCACAGGAAAGCTGCTGCTATCTGTGGGCCTGGACCCCGAACACACCGTCACTATCTGGAAGTGGCAGGAAG GTGCCAAAGTGGCCAGTCGGATCGGTCACACCCAGAGGATCTTTGTGGCTGAATTTCGGCCGGACTCTGACACGCACTTTGTGTCTGTGGGAATCAAACATGTGCGTTTCTGGACGTTAGCTGGTAGAGCTTTACTCAGCAAAAAAGGTGTGCTGAGTTCCATTGAGGATGCCCGGATGCAGACTATGTTATCTGTAGCATTTGGAGCT aataACTTGACATTTACAGGTACCATAAgtggggatgtgtgtgtgtggaaggaaCACATTCTAGTAAGAATTGTGGCCAAAGCTCATACGGGCCCTGTGTTCACCATGTACACCACTCTGAGAGACGGCCTCATCGTCACCGGAGGCAAAGAAAGGCC GTCAAAGGAGGGAGGCGCTCTGAAGCTCTGGGACCAGGAGCTGAAACGCTGCAGAGCCTTTCGGTTAGAAACCGGACAGATCATAGACTGTGTTCGCTCTGTGTGCAGGGGAAAG GGTAAAATCCTCGTGGGGACCAGGAATGCAGAGATCATCGAGGTAGGAGAGAAGAACGCGGCGTGCAACATCTTGGTGAACGGACACATGGATGGACCTATCTGGGGCCTGGGCACCCACCCCTCCAGGGACGTGTTTCTGTCCGCGGCAGAAGATGGCACTGTGCGTCTGTGGGACATCCCAGAGAAG AAGATGCTGAATAAGGTGAACCTGGGCCACCCAGCACGTACCATCAGCTACAGTCCCGAAGGAGACATGGTGGCCATCGGCATGAAAAATGGGGAGTTCATCATCCTGCTGGTTGCCTCGCTCAAAATCTGGGGCAAGAAGAGAGACCGGCGATCTCCTATCCAGGATATTCG GTTCAGTCCAAATTCTCGTTACTTGGCTGTAGGTTCTACAGAGAGTGCGGTCGACTTCTACGACCTGACGCTCGGCCCGCAGCTGAACCGCATCAACTGCTGCAGGGACATCCCCAGCTTCGTGATGCAGATGGACTTTTCTGCTGACAACTCATATGTCCAG ATATCCACAGGGGCTTACAAACGACTCGTGTACGAGGTGCCGTCTGGTAAGCAGGTCACAGAGCAGTCCCAAATTGACAGGATTACCTGGGCCACCTGGACAAG TGTCCTTGGGGAAGAGGTCGTGGGGATCTGGTCCCGCAACACCGACAAAGCAGACGTcacctgtgcctgtgtgtcccACTCAGGCCTTAACATCGTCACAGGCGATGACTTTGGAATGGTAAAGCTGTTTGACTTTCCATGTCCAGAAAAGTTT GCCAAACATAAACGTTTTCTGGGCCATTCTGCTCACCTGACCAACGTACGCTTCACTAATGGAGATCGCTTCGTCGTTAGCTCCGGTGGAGATGATAGAAG cctctttGTGTGGAGGTGTGTCCATGCCCCTCACTGA
- the eml5 gene encoding echinoderm microtubule-associated protein-like 5 isoform X3 — MADRTAPNCHLRLEWVYGYRGHQCRNNLYYTAAKEIVYFVAGVGVVYNTREHKQKFYLGHNDDIISLALHPERVLVATGQVGKEPYICVWDSYTVQTVSILKDVHTHGIACLAFDLEGQCLVSVGLDSKNTICVWDWRRGRVLAAAPGHTDRIFDISWDLYQPSKLVSCGVKHIKFWSLCGNALTPKRGVFGKTGDLQTILCLACAKDEVTYSGALNGDIYVWKGINLMRTVQGAHGSGIFSMNVCEEGFATGGRDGCVRLWDLNFKPITVIDLRETDQGYKGLSVRSVCWRGDHILVGTQDSEIFEVVVHDRNKPFLIMQGHCEGELWALAVHPTKPLAMTGSDDRSVRIWSLIDHALIARCNMEEPIRCAAVSTDGIHLALGMKDGSFTILRVRDMTEVVHIKDRKEAIHELKYSPDGAHLAVGSNDNSVDIYGVVQRYKKVGECIGSNSFITHMDWSTDSKFLQTNDGSGRRLFYRMPSGKEVTNREELKLVQWASWTCVLGPEVNGIWPKYSDINDINSVDANFNNQVLVTADDYGLVKLLRYPCIKKGAKFKKYLGHSAHITNVRWSHDYQWVISIGGADHSVFQWKFVPERKSKEALHIAPQETLADSNSEESDSDQSDVPEMDSEIEQETQLTYRRQVYKEDLPQLKEQCKEKHRTTAMKKRERAPGSGVKLHFVHGYRGYDCRSNLFYTQTGEIVYHVAAIGVVYNRQQNTQRFYMGHDDDILCLAIHPLKDFVATGQVGRDSSIHIWDTETLKPMSVLRGFHQLGVCALDFSADGKRLASVGLDDNHTIVLWDWRKGEKLSAMRGSKDKIFVVKINPYLPDKLITAGVKHMKFWHKAGGGLIGRKGNMGKTETMMCAVYGWSEEMVFSGTCTGDICIWRDMFLMKTVKAHDGPVFSVHALEKGFVTGGKDGIVALWDDTFERCLKTYAIKRAVLAPGSKGLLLEDNPSIRAISLGHGHILVGTKNGEILEVDKSGPITLLVQGHMEGEVWGLATHPHLPLCATVSDDKTLRIWDLSPSHCMLAVRKLRKGGRCCCFSPDGKALAVGLNDGSFLIVNADTLEDLVSFHHRKDIISDIRFSPGAGKYLAVASGDTFVDIYNVMSSKRVGVCKGCLNYITHLDWDKRGKLLQVNTGAKEQFFFEAPRGKRQSIPATEVEKIDWNTWTCVLGASVEGIWPFISEVTEVTTACLSNDKKVLATGDDLGYVKLFRYPVKGKYAKFKRYVAHSTHVTNVRWTHDDSLLVTVGGGDTCLMIWAHEPEGHREFRQCDSEESDIESEDDGGYDSDVTRENEINYTIKALSTNMRPMTGVKPHLQLKEPSVDERPPVSRALPQPEKLQTNNVGKKKRPIEDLVLELVFGYRGNDCRNNVHYLNEGADIIYHTASVGIVLNLTTSCQSFYVEHSDDILCLTINQHPKFPNVVATGQVGDTGDMSATSPSIHVWDAMTKQTLSVLRCFHSGGVCSVSFSATGKLLLSVGLDPEHTVTIWKWQEGAKVASRIGHTQRIFVAEFRPDSDTHFVSVGIKHVRFWTLAGRALLSKKGVLSSIEDARMQTMLSVAFGANNLTFTGTISGDVCVWKEHILVRIVAKAHTGPVFTMYTTLRDGLIVTGGKERPSKEGGALKLWDQELKRCRAFRLETGQIIDCVRSVCRGKGKILVGTRNAEIIEVGEKNAACNILVNGHMDGPIWGLGTHPSRDVFLSAAEDGTVRLWDIPEKKMLNKVNLGHPARTISYSPEGDMVAIGMKNGEFIILLVASLKIWGKKRDRRSPIQDIRFSPNSRYLAVGSTESAVDFYDLTLGPQLNRINCCRDIPSFVMQMDFSADNSYVQISTGAYKRLVYEVPSGKQVTEQSQIDRITWATWTSVLGEEVVGIWSRNTDKADVTCACVSHSGLNIVTGDDFGMVKLFDFPCPEKFAKHKRFLGHSAHLTNVRFTNGDRFVVSSGGDDRSLFVWRCVHAPH; from the exons ttttgGAGCTTATGTGGTAATGCTCTCACACCCAAACGAGGTGTTTTTGGCAAAACGGGGGATCTCCAAACCATCCTCTGCCTTGCCTGCGCCAAGGACGAGGTCACATATTCAGGTGCCTTGAATGGTGACATCTACGTGTGGAAAGGGATCAACCTGATGAGGACTGTGCAAGGAGCTCATGGG TCAGGGATTTTCAGCATGAATGTCTGTGAAGAGGGCTTCGCCACCGGGGGCCGAGATGGCTGCGTCCGGCTGTGGGATCTCAACTTCAAACCAATTACTGTCATTGATCTCAGGGAAACAGACCAAGGTTATAAAG GGTTGTCGGTGCGCAGTGTGTGCTGGCGGGGAGATCACATCCTGGTGGGCACACAGGACAGCGAGATCTTTGAGGTGGTGGTCCACGACCGCAACAAGCCCTTCCTCATCATGCAGGGTCACTGTGAGGGTGAGCTGTGGGCTCTAGCTGTTCACCCCACTAAGCCCCTGGCCATGACAGGAAGCGATGATCGCTCAGTCAG GATATGGAGCCTTATAGATCATGCACTGATAGCTCGATGTAACATGGAGGAGCCTATCCGCTGTGCAGCTGTGAGCACTGATGGCATTCACTTGGCGCTTGGAATGAAAGATGGCTCCTTTACCATCCTCAGAGTCAG AGATATGACAGAGGTGGTCCACATTAaggacaggaaggaagccaTCCATGAGCTGAAGTATTCCCCCGATGGAGCCCACTTGGCTGTGGGCTCTAACGATAATTCAGTGGACATCTATGGTGTGGTGCAGAGGTATAAGAAAGTGGGCGAGTGCATTGGCTCCAACAGCTTCATCACTCATATGGACTGGTCTACAGACAGCAAGTTCCTGCAGACCAATGACGGCAGTGGCAGGAGGCTTTTCTACAGGATGCCAA GTGGGAAGGAGGTGACCAACAGGGAAGAGCTGAAGCTGGTGCAATGGGCTTCATGGACATGTGTGTTGGGCCCTGAGGTTAATGGAATATGGCCCAAGTACTCAGATATCAATGACATTAATTCTGTGGATGCCAACTTTAACAATCAAGTCCTTGTAACAGCTGACGACTATGGATTAGTCAAACTTTTACGATATCCATGTATAAAAAAAG gtgcaaaatttaaaaagtatcTTGGTCACTCAGCCCACATAACCAATGTCAGATGGTCACACGACTACCAGTGGGTCATATCTATCGGTGGTGCCGATCACTCAGTGTTCCAGTGGAAGTTTGTTCCTGAAAGAAAGTCTAAAGAAGCTCTACATATAGCACCACAAG agaCCTTGGCAGACTCTAACAGTGAGGAGTCGGACTCTGATCAGTCGGACGTACCCGAGATGGACTCAGAAATCGAGCAGGAGACTCAGCTCACCTATAGACGACAA GTTTATAAAGAAGATCTACCTCAGCTCAAAGAGCAGTGCAAAGAGAAACATCGGACAACGGCCATGAAGAAGAGAGAGCGAGCACCAGGGAGTGGGGTTAAGCTGCATTTTGTTCATGG cTACCGGGGTTATGATTGCAGGAGCAACCTGTTCTACACCCAGACCGGTGAGATAGTCTACCATGTAGCTGCCATTGGGGTTGTCTACAACAGACAGCAGAATACCCAACGTTTCTACATGGGTCATGATGATGACATCCTCTGTCTGGCTATCCATCCCTTGAAGGACTTTGTGGCAACAGGCCAG GTTGGCAGAGATTCCTCCATCCACATATGGGACACAGAAACGTTAAAGCCCATGTCTGTGCTGAGGGGATTCCACCAGCTGGGAGTGTGCGCTCTGGACTTTTCTG CGGATGGCAAACGTCTGGCCTCGGTAGGCCTGGACGACAATCACACCATTGTGCTGTGGGACTGGAGGAAGGGGGAGAAGCTCTCTGCCATGCG GGGCAGCAAGGACAAGATATTTGTTGTCAAAATAAATCCCTACCTTCCAGACAAGCTCATCACAGCTGGTGTGAAACATATGAAGTTTTGGCATAAGGCTG GGGGTGGTCTAATTGGTCGCAAGGGGAACATGGGGAAGACAGAGACTATGATGTGTGCCGTATACGGCTGGTCGGAGGAGATGGTGTTTTCAGGCACATGCACGGGGGACATTTGCATCTGGAGGGACATGTTCCTGATGAAGACTGTCAAGGCTCATGACGGCCCTGTATTCAGTGTGCACGCTTTAGAAAAG GGATTTGTAACAGGAGGAAAGGATGGTATAGTTGCTCTGTGGGACGACACCTTTGAGAGATGTCTCAAGACGTACGCCATCAAGAGAGCAGTACTAGCTCCAGGCTCTAAAG GCTTGCTTTTGGAGGACAACCCCTCCATACGTGCCATATCTCTGGGCCATGGCCACATCCTGGTGGGGACCAAGAATGGAGAGATCTTGGAGGTGGACAAGAGTGGCCCCATTACTCTGCTGGTCCAG GGTCACATGGAAGGTGAAGTCTGGGGCCTGGCCACTCatccccacctccctctctgtgccACCGTCAGCGATGACAAAACCCTGCGCATATGGGACCTCTCACCCAGCCACTGCATGCTGGCTGTACGCAAACTTAGAAAAG GTGGGCggtgctgctgcttctcccctGATGGCAAAGCCTTGGCTGTGGGCCTGAATGACGGAAGCTTCCTCATTGTGAACGCAGACACCCTGGAGGACCTGGTGTCCTTCCACCACCGCAAGGACATCATTTCAGATATCAGATTCTCTCCAG GTGCTGGGAAGTACCTTGCAGTAGCATCAGGAGACACCTTTGTCGATATTTATAATGTAATGAGCAGCAAACGGGTTGGGGTGTGCAAAGGATGCCTCAATTACATTACCCATTTGGACTGGGACAAGAGAG GAAAACTCCTCCAAGTCAACACAGGTGCTaaagagcagtttttttttgaaGCTCCACGTGGCAAGAGGCAAAGCATCCCGGCCACAGAG GTGGAGAAGATCGACTGGAACACATGGACGTGTGTCTTGGGAGCGTCTGTTGAGGGCATATGGCCTTTTATCAGCGAGGTCACTGAGGTGACCACCGCCTGCCTTAGTAACGACAAGAAGGTGCTAGCAACAGGAGATGACTTAGGATACGTCAAGCTCTTCAGATACCCTGTCAAA GGGAAGTATGCAAAGTTCAAACGCTATGTGGCCCACAGCACACATGTTACCAATGTGCGATGGACCCATGATGACAGCCTCTTGGTGACGGTCGGTGGGGGAGACACGTGCCTCATGATTTGGGCCCATGAGCCCGAGGGCCACCGAGAATTcagacagtgtgacagtgaggaGTCGGACATCGAGAGTGAGGATGATGGAG GTTATGACAGCGATGTGACCAGAGAGAACGAGATCAACTACACCATCAAGGCCTTATCCACCAACATGCGACCCATGACAGGTGTGAAACCCCACTTGCAGCTGAAAGAGCCCTCTGTGGATGAAAG GCCTCCTGTCAGCCGAGCGCTGCCACAGCCGGAGAAGCTGCAGACCAACAATGTTGGCAAAAAGAAGAGACCCATTGAG GACCTGGTGTTGGAGCTGGTGTTTGGTTACCGTGGCAATGACTGCCGGAATAACGTGCACTACCTGAACGAGGGGGCAGACATCATCTACCACACGGCCTCAGTTGGCATCGTGCTCAACTTGACGACCT cCTGCCAAAGTTTCTATGTAGAACACAGTGACGACATTCTGTGCCTGACAATCAATCAGCATCCCAAATTCCCCAACGTGGTGGCAACTGGCCAAGTAG gtgatACCGGTGACATGTCAG CCACATCTCCGTCCATCCATGTGTGGGACGCCATGACCAAGCAGACGCTGTCAGTGCTACGCTGTTTCCACTCTGGTGGTGTTTGCTCTGTCAGCTTTAGTGCCACAGGAAAGCTGCTGCTATCTGTGGGCCTGGACCCCGAACACACCGTCACTATCTGGAAGTGGCAGGAAG GTGCCAAAGTGGCCAGTCGGATCGGTCACACCCAGAGGATCTTTGTGGCTGAATTTCGGCCGGACTCTGACACGCACTTTGTGTCTGTGGGAATCAAACATGTGCGTTTCTGGACGTTAGCTGGTAGAGCTTTACTCAGCAAAAAAGGTGTGCTGAGTTCCATTGAGGATGCCCGGATGCAGACTATGTTATCTGTAGCATTTGGAGCT aataACTTGACATTTACAGGTACCATAAgtggggatgtgtgtgtgtggaaggaaCACATTCTAGTAAGAATTGTGGCCAAAGCTCATACGGGCCCTGTGTTCACCATGTACACCACTCTGAGAGACGGCCTCATCGTCACCGGAGGCAAAGAAAGGCC GTCAAAGGAGGGAGGCGCTCTGAAGCTCTGGGACCAGGAGCTGAAACGCTGCAGAGCCTTTCGGTTAGAAACCGGACAGATCATAGACTGTGTTCGCTCTGTGTGCAGGGGAAAG GGTAAAATCCTCGTGGGGACCAGGAATGCAGAGATCATCGAGGTAGGAGAGAAGAACGCGGCGTGCAACATCTTGGTGAACGGACACATGGATGGACCTATCTGGGGCCTGGGCACCCACCCCTCCAGGGACGTGTTTCTGTCCGCGGCAGAAGATGGCACTGTGCGTCTGTGGGACATCCCAGAGAAG AAGATGCTGAATAAGGTGAACCTGGGCCACCCAGCACGTACCATCAGCTACAGTCCCGAAGGAGACATGGTGGCCATCGGCATGAAAAATGGGGAGTTCATCATCCTGCTGGTTGCCTCGCTCAAAATCTGGGGCAAGAAGAGAGACCGGCGATCTCCTATCCAGGATATTCG GTTCAGTCCAAATTCTCGTTACTTGGCTGTAGGTTCTACAGAGAGTGCGGTCGACTTCTACGACCTGACGCTCGGCCCGCAGCTGAACCGCATCAACTGCTGCAGGGACATCCCCAGCTTCGTGATGCAGATGGACTTTTCTGCTGACAACTCATATGTCCAG ATATCCACAGGGGCTTACAAACGACTCGTGTACGAGGTGCCGTCTGGTAAGCAGGTCACAGAGCAGTCCCAAATTGACAGGATTACCTGGGCCACCTGGACAAG TGTCCTTGGGGAAGAGGTCGTGGGGATCTGGTCCCGCAACACCGACAAAGCAGACGTcacctgtgcctgtgtgtcccACTCAGGCCTTAACATCGTCACAGGCGATGACTTTGGAATGGTAAAGCTGTTTGACTTTCCATGTCCAGAAAAGTTT GCCAAACATAAACGTTTTCTGGGCCATTCTGCTCACCTGACCAACGTACGCTTCACTAATGGAGATCGCTTCGTCGTTAGCTCCGGTGGAGATGATAGAAG cctctttGTGTGGAGGTGTGTCCATGCCCCTCACTGA